Proteins co-encoded in one Panulirus ornatus isolate Po-2019 chromosome 68, ASM3632096v1, whole genome shotgun sequence genomic window:
- the LOC139747418 gene encoding polyisoprenoid diphosphate/phosphate phosphohydrolase PLPP6 — MEEKRVVPKPLKEILQWDVSLTEKFVKFVDQKYGPLAKFKGRLKGLEYSCHGIPWLVGTATFIFLIPDQFVRQLLVNIFLALILDIIVIAVVKAITRRRRPLGNKGDEMFATVLVDKYSFPSGHATRAVMLSILLPLQFDLILPTSLVLIAWGGAVCVSRVLLQRHHILDVVGGVIIGVLQALFMSKFWLSPQSAQGLVNFFLDETQSGASFDV; from the exons atggaagagaagagagtagtaCCCAAACCACTGAAAGAGATATTACAGTGGGATGTATCGTTGACTGAGAAGTTTGTCAAGTTTGTGGATCAGAAGTATGGACCACTTGCCAAATTTAAAGGGCGTCTAAAGGGACTAGAG tactctTGCCATGGTATACCTTGGCTAGTTGGGACTGCCACCTTTATATTTCTTATTCCGGACCAATTTGTTCGACAACTTTTGGTTAACATTTTCCTTG CACTCATCCTTGATATCATCGTGATTGCAGTTGTAAAGGCTATTACCCGCCGCCGACGTCCACTTGGTAACaagggagatgaaatgtttgctACAGTGTTAGTTGATAAATATTCCTTTCCTTCAGGGCATGCTACAAGAGCTGTGATGTTAAGCATTCTCTTGCCCCTTCAG TTTGATTTGATTCTGCCCACTTCACTTGTGTTGATTGCATGGGGTGGTGCAGTATGTGTTTCTCGTGTTCTACTGCAGCGTCACCACATTTTGGACGTTGTTGGAGGTGTCATAATTGGTGTATTACAAGCTCTTTTCATGTCAAAATTTTGGCTTTCTCCTCAGTCTGCTCAGGGATTAGTTAATTTCTTTTTGGATGAGACTCAATCAGGAGCAAGTTTTGATGTTTAA